The Bradyrhizobium sp. B097 genome contains the following window.
CGGCACGGATGTGCGCGCCAACATGACACGCGCCGAGCGCGACGGCGGCGCCTGGCGCATCACCGGGCACAAATGGTTCATGTCGGCGCCGATGTGCGACGCGTTCCTGGTGCTGGCACAGGCCGAGCAGGGCCTGAGCTGCTTCTTCATGCCGCGCTTTGCGCCCGACGGCACGGTCAATGCGATCCACTTCCAGCGGCTGAAGGACAAGCTCGGCAACCGCTCCAATGCCTCCTCGGAGGTCGAATTCCACGGTGCCCATGCCGAATTGATCGGCGAGGAGGGCAAGGGTATCCGCACCATCATCCAGATGGTGCAGCTGACGCGGCAGGATTGCGCGATCGCCTCCGCCGGCCTGATGCGCTCGGGGCTGGCGCACGCGCTCAATCACGCGCGGCATCGCAGCGTGTTCCAGAAGCATCTCGCCGACCAGCCGTTGATGCAGGCGGTGCTCTCAGACATGGCGCTGCATGTCGAGGCGTCCATCGCGCTGGTGATGCGGCTCTGCCGCGCCTTCGATCGCGCGCCCATCGATGCAGGCGAGGCCGCCTATATGCGGCTGCTGACGCCGGCGATCAAATACTGGACCTGCAAGAGCGCGCCCGGCTTCCTCTATGAGGCGATGGAGTGCCTCGGCGGCAATGGCTATGTCGAGGAGGGCATTCTGGCGCGGCATTACCGGGAGTCGCCGGTCAATGCGATCTGGGAAGGCTCAGGCAACGTGATGTGCCTTGACGTGTTGCGCGCGCTCGGCCGCGAGGCCGATGCCGCGCTCGCCGTGCTGCGTACGCTCGCCGACGAGACCAAGGGCCTGCTGGGCGCCGCTGAGGCAGTTGCGTCGATCGGACAATCGTTCCGCCGCCCGGACAGCGAGCGCATCGCACGGCTTGCAGTCGAGAAGCTGGCGCTCTTGGCCGCCACCGCGGCGCTCAACCAGGTCTCGCCCAAGAACGCCGAATTGTTCGCGGCGACACGGCTTGCCGAACGCCACGCCGGCATGTACGGCGCCGTGGACCTCTCCGATGCCGATCAGCGCGCGCTGCTGGCGCGGGCGCTGCCATGAAGGTTTGCTGATGGACGCACTCAATCCCGATACTCCGCCGACCACCATCGAACCGCCGCCACGTCCCCCTCGGGTGTGGAAGTTCTGGGGCACCGCGCTGTGGGGCCTTCTGATCTTCGCCGCGATGTTCCTCGGCCAGGTCGCGGTCATCGTCTATCGCATCATCGCGCAGGGCGGCGAACTGTCGGCGGCCGGCATTACCCATGTGGTCGCCGACGGTCTGACGATCTCGCTCTCGGTCCTCGCGGGCCTGCCGATGGTGCTGCTGGTGCTGTGGTTCGCGATCCGCCGCACCGGGATCCCGTTCGCCGATTACCTCGGGCTGCGCGGGACGTCGTGGAAGAACGTGATCATCGGCGTCGTCGCGCTGATCGTGCTGGTGGGCGCCTGGGACATGGTGTCCCGTGCCGCCGGCCGCGAGGTGACGCCGGGCTTCATGGGCGACGTGCTGAAATCGGCACAGGAGCACAGCGCGCTGTGGCTTCTGGTGATCGCCTTTGCCGTGGCCGCGCCGCTCTGGGAAGAATTGTTCGCGCGCGGCTGGCTCTATCGCGGCTGGTCCGAATCCAGGCTCGGCCCCTATGGCGCGATTCTGCTGTCGTCGATCGTCTGGACCATCATGCACCTCCAGTATGACTGGTTCTTCCTCTGTGAAGTGCTGTCGATCGGGTTCCTGTTCGGCTATTTGCGCTTCCGCACCGGCTCGACCTGGCTGACCATCCTGCTGCACGGGCTGAACAATTTTGCCGCGACGCTGCAGACCTGGTGGCTGGCGGGGCAGTAGACAGTCTCTCTCCGCCGTCATTGCGAGGAGTGAAGCGACGAAGCAATCCATGTCTCAGCGAACGGAGAGATGGATTGCTTCGCTTCGCTCGCAATGACGGGGATACAATAAGGGCGCTACTCCAGTAAGCGTGCGCGTTTCGGAGAATGGACGATTGATGTCTAATCAAACCCCCGACGCGTTCAACGCGCACATGCTGACCTATCGCCACCATCTTCATCGCTTGAACCGCGCGTTGGCGGAAGAATACATACTCGAGCACAGTCACTATGTGTCCATGGCCATCAACGAGTTGGCCAAAGCGGTCCCTGTTGCTCTCGCTATCGCACGGCTTCACGATGCAATTCGTCGATCGCCTGCGAGAGATTTCTGGCCGGTGATCCGCGAGGCAAAAGGCGCGCTCCTCATTCGATCGACCGACACAGGCCCGGAGTGCCCTTCGCCGTGGCGGCGAACGCATGGCGGCAACATGCGCTACGATCTGCCGGGGTATCTGCTGTTCTCGCCATTTCCCCCAAATTTCCGTCGCATGGTGCACGCTCGGATACACGAGTTGCAGAGGCTGACGGAGCGTATCGAGGCACGGGCAAGCACCAATGATTTTTGGGTCACGGTCGATGCCGGACTTATCTATTGGAGCACGCTCAAAGGCAAGCATCTCGTTCCTAAGATCAAGGCATTCCAAGGATTTGTGACGCCGGACAGTAGTGCTGCTCTGGATCGGTGGTCCAATGAACAACACCGTGATGCGAAATTCACGTTGCGGATTTCGCAGGGGACTCTTGTTTACAGCTACGGCGCAGATCGTTGCGAAATTGAAGTCCCGGACGCACTGAGCGCGCCGCTCTGCGTCCCTACGGTGCCTGATCGCTTCGAAGAAAGGCATTGGATCCGAGCTGGAGATCGAGCTTATTTGTGAAAACGCTTTAAAGCCCACCCGCTGCAATCACGATCGGCATCGTGATTGCAGGCCACGATGGTGTGCCTCTTAGCCAGCGCGTCGCGCCGCTTAGGAACCTGACAGAGGGGATGCCAGTGCCCCCCTTCGAGTGCTATGATCTAGATCAATGAACGAGCGCGGGCCGGACTGAAACCAGGCAGCGGCGGCTGCCGTCGTGCGAGCTCTTCTCATGGCCATGTTGATCCGAACTCTGCTGGCCAGCGTCGTCGCGCTGGCGTCGCTCGGTGCCATCACGCAACAGGTGCGCGACCAGGGCGTTACCGACACCGAAATCCGTATCGGCAATCTGATGCCGTATAGCGGCGCGCTGGAGATTTTCGGCCAGATCGGCAAGGCGGAAGCTGCCTATTTCGAGATGATCAACGAACGCGGCGGCATCAATGGCCGCAAGATCCGTTTCATGTCCTACGACGATCTGTCGGATGCTTCCAACGCCATGGACCTCACGCGTATTCTGGTCGAGACCGACAATGTGCTCTTGATGTTCGGTTCGTTCGGCGCGCCGGGGAATCTCGCCGCGCGGAAGTATCTCAACGAACGGCAGGTCCCCCAGCTTTTTGTTGCCTCCGGCGATCAGGACCTCAGCGAGCCGTCGGTCTATCCGTGGACCATGGGCTGGCAGCCTTCATACCGCGAGGAGGGGCGCATCTACGCCAATTACATCCAGGCCTTCTATCCTGGAAAGAAGATCGTGGCGCTCTGGGAGAATGACCAGTTCGGCCGGGAATTGTTCAAGGGATTGGTGCAAGGCCTGGGAGACGTCGCCCACAACATCAGGGTCGACATCGCCTATGATGTCGACGATCAGCATCTGGACGGCCACATATCGATCCTGAAGCAATCGGGGGCCGAGGTCTTTGTGTTTGCCGGGGTGCCGGAAAATGCCTCGAAGGTGATCCGGGCCGCGGCCGAGCACGGCTGGCGGCCGGTGTTCATCGTGAACCAGATGGCGTCATCGATCGAGACGGTGCTTAAGCCGGCCGGCACGGAGAATGCGACCGGGGTCGTCACCGCTGCCTTCCTGAAGGATGCAAGTGATCCGGCCTGGAGGGAAGAGCAGGGCGCCTGGCGCAGCTTCCTCGACAAGTATACGAAAGCCGGCGGCAAGGATGACGCTGCCGCAGTCTACGGCTATGCGGCCGCCGAAACGCTGGTCCAGGTGCTCAGGCAATGCGGCAACGATCTGTCGCGCGAAAACGTCATGAAGCAGGCTGCGGCGCTCAGGGATTATCAGGCATCCGCCTTGCTCCCCGGCATCAAGATCAATACCGGTCACTTCCGTCCGGTCGAGCAATTGCGGTTGCTGCAGTTTGACGGCCGCAGCTGGCAGCCGATCGGTGACGTGCTCGATACGGCGTTCACCGGTTCGAGCGGGAAATAGCGACGATCAGCGCAACGAGCCGGCCTGCGCAAGCGCATGCCGCATGCTACGGCCCGACGGCGGCGATCACGATCGGCATCGTGATCGCGGCCAAAATCGTCTGCAGCGTGATGATCTGGGCGAGCAGCGGTGCGTCGCCGCCCATCTGGCGCGCCAGCACGTAGGCCGACGGCGAGGTCGGCACCGCGGCGCAGGCCGCGACGATGGCGAGATTGGCGCCGCTGACGCCGAACCACAGCGCGAGCGCGACGGTCAGGACGGGCATTGCGACCAGCTTCAGGACCAGCGCGACGCTGGTGGCGAGACTGGGACGGAAGATGCCTTCCAGATGCAGCCCGGCGCCGGTGACGAGCAGGCCGATCGCGAGCGACGAGCCGCCGAGCGCGTCGGCGACGTCATGCCAGATTTTCGGCAGCGGGACATGCGTGACATTGATGACGAGCCCGATGACGCAGGCCCAGATCAGCGGGTTCTTCACGACCGTCATCACGATGGCGCCCGCGGAGCGTTTCTTGGACGAGGCATATTTCGCCAGCACCGCGACGCTGAAGACGTTGACCAGTGGAATGATCGCGACCATCGCGACCGAGGCCAGCGCAAGTCCGACCTTGCCATAAAGATTGCCCGACACCGACAGCGCGACATAGGTCTGCCAGCGCGTGGCGCCCTGGAAGATCGAGGAGAAGGCGGGGCCGTCGACCCCGGCGCGGGCGAGCGGGGCCCGCAGCGCCAGACACAGCAGGCACATCATGAGCGCCGCGAGCAGCAGCGCGCCGCCGACACCCGCGACCGGCACCTTGGTCAGATCGGCCTTGACCAGCGTCTGCACCAAAAGCACCGGGAACAGCACGTAGTATGTGAGCTGTTCCAGCCCGTGCCATTGGGTGTCGAGCCGCATCAGCGTGCGTCTTAGGATGAAGCCGAGCACGATCAGCAAAAATACCGGCAACAGCGCCGCGATCACCACGGCCATGGTCAGCGGTCCCCGCGCAGCTTCGCCAGCCGGTCGAGCGCGCCCTGCAGGATGAAGATCGCGGCGTGCTCGTCGATCACCTCGGCGCGGCGGGCGCGGCTGACGTCCATCCCGATCAACTCGCGTTCGACCGCCGCGGTCGACAGCCGCTCGTCCCACAGCCCGATCGCAAGCGGGGTGAGATTGGCGAAGTTGCGGGCGAAGGCCCGGGTCGATTGCGCGCGCGGGCCCTCGCTGCCGTCCATATTGATCGGCAGGCCCAGCACGAAGCCAACGGCACTGCGCTCGGCTGCAATCGCGAGCAGGCGCGTCGCATCGGCCTTGAACTGCTTGCGCCGGATGGTCTCGACGCCGGTCGCGAGCCGCCGGTCCGGATCGGAGACGGCAACGCCGATGGTCTTGGTGCCGAGGTCGAGGCCGACCAGCGCGCCGCGTTCGGGCCAGTTCGGCGCGGCTTCGATCAGGGGAAGGATGGGGGCGGGCATGCCGTGCGCTTAGCACGGGAGCGGGAAGGAAAGGTAGCCCGGATGGAGCCAACGGGCCGCGCGGACGCGCGCCCGATGACAGACTCCGCGAAATCCGGGAATCTCGCCGCGGAGAAACTGTCCCGGATTGCGCTGCGCTCCATCCGGGCTACGAACTCCCGATGGGAGAGGTAAGATTGAAGTCGCCTCACGCGGCGATGACGCGATCCTCGCCGCCAAGGCATGCGGCAAGTCCCTGCAACGCGCTGGAGTGGTGTGTGGCGCGGCGCTGGATGAACAGCGTCTCGACATGCGCATGCTGCGGATTGAGCTTGTGGATCTTGATGTCGCGCTGGACGTGGTCGCGCTCGACCACCGCGCGCGGCAGAAGCGTCACGCCCATGTCGGCGGCGACGCAGCCGACCATGCCGTCGAGCGTGCCGAGCTCGAAGCGGGCCGCCGACGGCCAGCCGAATTCGGTGAACACCTGTTCGAGGCGCTGCCGGTAGGTGCAGCCGGTGCGGAACACCAGCGCGGTCGGGCCCGACTCCGGCGTGCCGGCGCGCAAGGCGGCGAGCGATTTCCAGCGCTGCGCGGTGACGAGCACCAGTTCCTCGGTGAAGGCTGTTGTCGCCGACAGTTCGGCGTGCTCGATCGGACCCGCGACAAAGGCGCCGTCGAGCGAGCCGTCGAGCACGGCGGCCACGAGATCGGCGGTCGGTGCCGTGCGCAAGGTCAGGCGCACCGCCGGATAGCGGCGATGAAACTCGGCAAGCAGCGTCGGCAGCCGCACCGCGGCCGTCGTCTCCATCGATCCGATCGACAGCGGCCCCTTCGGCTCGCCATCGTCGCGCGCGGCGAGCACCGCTTCGCGCGACAACGCCGCCATGCGCTGCGCATAGGGCAACAGGCGGCGACCGGCGCCGGTCAGCGACATGCCGCGGCTGTGACGCTCGAACAGTGGCGTGCCGATCTCGGCCTCCAGCGCCTTGATGCGCTGGGTGACGTTGGACTGCACAGTGTTCAGCTCGTCCGCGGCCCGGGTGATGCCGCCGAGCCGGGCGACCGTGGAAAAGGTGAGCAGGTCGGTCAATTCCATCTGGGACCACCGTTTCATTTTAGAG
Protein-coding sequences here:
- a CDS encoding acyl-CoA dehydrogenase family protein, producing the protein MTQAPFATHDVFNQSPPFWDVDLFATDAPLVAAVAANGGAAASAELSDFGNHWGSAAMAERGRVANENTPKLRTFDARGNRRDEVEFHPAYHELMAHSAHAGVHNSTWTADGKPAGGAAEVVRAARFYIASQVETGHLCPITMTRASVAALASQPDILAKTMPVIATRAYDPGFAPWWTKRGMTLGMGMTEKQGGTDVRANMTRAERDGGAWRITGHKWFMSAPMCDAFLVLAQAEQGLSCFFMPRFAPDGTVNAIHFQRLKDKLGNRSNASSEVEFHGAHAELIGEEGKGIRTIIQMVQLTRQDCAIASAGLMRSGLAHALNHARHRSVFQKHLADQPLMQAVLSDMALHVEASIALVMRLCRAFDRAPIDAGEAAYMRLLTPAIKYWTCKSAPGFLYEAMECLGGNGYVEEGILARHYRESPVNAIWEGSGNVMCLDVLRALGREADAALAVLRTLADETKGLLGAAEAVASIGQSFRRPDSERIARLAVEKLALLAATAALNQVSPKNAELFAATRLAERHAGMYGAVDLSDADQRALLARALP
- a CDS encoding LysR substrate-binding domain-containing protein, producing MELTDLLTFSTVARLGGITRAADELNTVQSNVTQRIKALEAEIGTPLFERHSRGMSLTGAGRRLLPYAQRMAALSREAVLAARDDGEPKGPLSIGSMETTAAVRLPTLLAEFHRRYPAVRLTLRTAPTADLVAAVLDGSLDGAFVAGPIEHAELSATTAFTEELVLVTAQRWKSLAALRAGTPESGPTALVFRTGCTYRQRLEQVFTEFGWPSAARFELGTLDGMVGCVAADMGVTLLPRAVVERDHVQRDIKIHKLNPQHAHVETLFIQRRATHHSSALQGLAACLGGEDRVIAA
- a CDS encoding CPBP family intramembrane glutamic endopeptidase; translation: MDALNPDTPPTTIEPPPRPPRVWKFWGTALWGLLIFAAMFLGQVAVIVYRIIAQGGELSAAGITHVVADGLTISLSVLAGLPMVLLVLWFAIRRTGIPFADYLGLRGTSWKNVIIGVVALIVLVGAWDMVSRAAGREVTPGFMGDVLKSAQEHSALWLLVIAFAVAAPLWEELFARGWLYRGWSESRLGPYGAILLSSIVWTIMHLQYDWFFLCEVLSIGFLFGYLRFRTGSTWLTILLHGLNNFAATLQTWWLAGQ
- a CDS encoding ABC transporter substrate-binding protein encodes the protein MAMLIRTLLASVVALASLGAITQQVRDQGVTDTEIRIGNLMPYSGALEIFGQIGKAEAAYFEMINERGGINGRKIRFMSYDDLSDASNAMDLTRILVETDNVLLMFGSFGAPGNLAARKYLNERQVPQLFVASGDQDLSEPSVYPWTMGWQPSYREEGRIYANYIQAFYPGKKIVALWENDQFGRELFKGLVQGLGDVAHNIRVDIAYDVDDQHLDGHISILKQSGAEVFVFAGVPENASKVIRAAAEHGWRPVFIVNQMASSIETVLKPAGTENATGVVTAAFLKDASDPAWREEQGAWRSFLDKYTKAGGKDDAAAVYGYAAAETLVQVLRQCGNDLSRENVMKQAAALRDYQASALLPGIKINTGHFRPVEQLRLLQFDGRSWQPIGDVLDTAFTGSSGK
- a CDS encoding AEC family transporter, whose amino-acid sequence is MAVVIAALLPVFLLIVLGFILRRTLMRLDTQWHGLEQLTYYVLFPVLLVQTLVKADLTKVPVAGVGGALLLAALMMCLLCLALRAPLARAGVDGPAFSSIFQGATRWQTYVALSVSGNLYGKVGLALASVAMVAIIPLVNVFSVAVLAKYASSKKRSAGAIVMTVVKNPLIWACVIGLVINVTHVPLPKIWHDVADALGGSSLAIGLLVTGAGLHLEGIFRPSLATSVALVLKLVAMPVLTVALALWFGVSGANLAIVAACAAVPTSPSAYVLARQMGGDAPLLAQIITLQTILAAITMPIVIAAVGP
- the ruvX gene encoding Holliday junction resolvase RuvX, which codes for MPAPILPLIEAAPNWPERGALVGLDLGTKTIGVAVSDPDRRLATGVETIRRKQFKADATRLLAIAAERSAVGFVLGLPINMDGSEGPRAQSTRAFARNFANLTPLAIGLWDERLSTAAVERELIGMDVSRARRAEVIDEHAAIFILQGALDRLAKLRGDR